In Mustelus asterias chromosome 20, sMusAst1.hap1.1, whole genome shotgun sequence, a single genomic region encodes these proteins:
- the tshz2 gene encoding teashirt homolog 2, producing MPRRKQQAPKRAAVYVPEEDLKTGELRVGEDASPSAEELQGNGYMCTEEEEEEEEESKGSYSYQNSPVSAMSNQDAECESHISDASDRLADFKSISSRDGQEKEEQSNGEMKNGQQNSLGAMRAVYASFLSDSYWSSLGFDLKQSKTERTSCKSSNESTKSSFDWHQDALSKTFQQTSSGRPVPKPNLFSSVQLYRQNNKLFGTVFTGASRFRCRECSAAYDTLVELTVHMNDTGHYQDDNHEKDVDRSSSWTKSRKRALQDIDGMHDAQKVLKCMYCGHSFDSLQDLSVHMIKTKHYQKVPLKEPMPPIGSKLVPPTKKRAQHEVNQPCSPDSTTGVAGSFSGEAQKNSNPYVSSNNRYGYQNGASYTWQFEACKSQILKCMECGSSHDTLQQLTAHMMVTGHFLKVTNSASKKGKQIVFDPLAVDKAQSVTEGPSNEIQPLAPASKLPPDSLTPSVSEDNKTHEEKQDVTEDMEKPHKDDCKDDNPEKMFDPTLQYQYIREEDLEESSKVGGDILKSLENTVTSAINKAQTGSPSWSAYPSIHAAYQLPGIIKPVQLGTQILQVKPNLKPIAPKVRYFSVITSSQNQPLQPNNDQIKEEPISPSHEPLSSKSEESDVEKKDPKLNLQSGIVSPCKIESDNPIKIETSPDLPTTHSPGLKDAEDAKEGFKKEPIKSDTGSPNFSIANGCSGMTVITDHPSEQLSVSPLSALQSIMNTHLGKAAKPLNSNSDPVTMLCRLNKSLLEKSASPPSLVKPSSLADRYYYESSDQPIDLTKSKSDKTTQSNAVKSFTSLPSKHALSDIADMVKVLPKGTTPKPSTSSKMTTERLETDVRSFEDVSMEFLPVQKRKGRQSNWNPQHLLILQAQFAASLWQTGEGKYLLSDLGPQDRMHISKFTGLTMTTISHWLANVKYQLRKTGGTKFLKNLDTGHPIFYCNDCASQFRTPSTYIGHLESHLGFTMKDMAKVSVQHARGEQEVSKVTSEKSTGPLVADEDTGSKFQCNLCNRTFASKHAVKLHLSKTHGKSPENHSQYVTELEEE from the coding sequence TTTATGTCCCAGAGGAAGACCTGAAGACTGGAGAACTGAGAGTAGGAGAAGATGCCAGCCCTTCTGCTGAGGAGTTACAAGGCAATGGTTACATGTGCActgaagaagaggaggaggaagaggaggaaagcaaaggcagTTACAGctaccagaattctccagtcagcGCAATGTCCAATCAGGATGCAGAGTGTGAATCACACATCAGTGATGCCAGCGACAGATTGGCTGATTTTAAAAGTATTTCTTCCCGGGATGGGCAGGAGAAGGAAGAGCAATCAAATGGGGAAATGAAGAATGGGCAGCAGAACAGTTTAGGAGCAATGCGAGCTGTTTACGCAAGCTTTCTATCTGATTCATATTGGTCAAGTCTAGGCTTTGACCTCAAACAATCAAAGACTGAAAGGACAAGCTGCAAAAGCAGCAATGAAAGCACCAAAAGTAGTTTTGATTGGCATCAGGATGCATTATCGAAAACATTTCAACAGACATCCTCTGGCAGGCCAGTGCCTAAACCAAATCTTTTCAGTTCAGTGCAGTTGTACAGGCAAAATAACAAGTTATTTGGGACTGTTTTCACGGGTGCCAGTAGGTTTCGCTGCAGGGAATGTAGTGCAGCGTATGACACTTTGGTGGAACTAACCGTGCATATGAATGATACAGGACATTACCAAGATGATAACCACGAGAAAGATGTGGACCGTAGCAGCAGTTGGACAAAGTCACGAAAGCGGGCCTTGCAGGACATTGATGGAATGCACGATGCCCAGAAAGTTTTAAAGTGCATGTACTGTGGTCATTCATTTGATTCCCTTCAAGATTTGAGTGTGCATatgattaaaacaaaacattACCAGAAAGTGCCTCTGAAGGAACCAATGCCACCGATTGGATCAAAGTTAGTCCCTCCCACTAAAAAACGAGCCCAGCATGAAGTTAACCAGCCTTGTTCGCCAGATTCAACAACTGGAGTGGCAGGGTCATTTTCAGGTGAAGCGCAGAAGAATTCAAACCCCTATGTATCATCTAACAATCGTTACGGCTATCAAAATGGCGCCAGCTATACCTGGCAGTTTGAAGCCTGTAAGTCTCAAATCCTGAAGTGCATGGAATGTGGAAGCTCCCACGATACGTTACAGCAGCTCACAGCTCATATGATGGTGACAGGGCATTTTCTTAAAGTAACAAACTCTGCATCAAAAAAGGGGAAACAAATTGTTTTTGACCCTTTGGCAGTGGACAAGGCACAGTCAGTCACAGAAGGACCATCGAATGAGATTCAACCTCTGGCACCAGCCAGCAAATTGCCTCCAGATTCGTTAACACCATCGGTATCAGAAGATAACAAAACCCATGAAGAGAAGCAAGACGTAACAGAAGATATGGAGAAACCACATAAAGACGATTGCAAAGATGACAACCCGGAGAAGATGTTTGATCCCACGCTTCAGTATCAATACATCAGAGAGGAAGATCTAGAAGAGAGCTCAAAGGTGGGTGGTGATATTCTTAAATCACTTGAGAATACTGTCACTTCAGCCATCAACAAAGCCCAAACTGGGAGCCCGAGTTGGAGTGCTTATCCCAGTATCCATGCTGCTTACCAGCTTCCAGGGATTATTAAACCTGTGCAACTGGGTACGCAAATATTACAAGTGAAACCAAACCTGAAACCAATAGCTCCAAAAGTCAGATATTTCTCTGTTATTACAAGTAGCCAAAACCAACCCCTCCAACCCAACAATGACCAAATTAAGGAAGAGCCGATCAGTCCATCTCATGAACCGCTTTCATCCAAATCGGAAGAAAGCGATGTCGAGAAAAAAGATCCAAAGTTAAACCTTCAATCTGGGATAGTTTCACCATGTAAGATAGAAAGTGACAACCCAATAAAAATAGAGACTTCCCCTGATCTGCCGACGACACATTCACCTGGTTTGAAAGATGCTGAAGATGCGAAGGAAGGTTTCAAAAAGGAGCCAATAAAAAGTGACACAGGATCTCCAAATTTTTCAATAGCCAATGGTTGCTCTGGAATGACTGTTATCACAGACCACCCATCTGAGCAACTTTCTGTCAGTCCACTTAGTGCATTGCAGTCTATCATGAACACTCATCTTGGCAAAGCTGCCAAGCCCCTTAATTCAAATTCAGACCCTGTAACTATGTTATGTAGACTCAATAAAAGCTTGTTGGAGAAATCAGCTTCACCGCCAAGTTTAGTAAAACCATCTAGTCTTGCTGATCGATATTACTATGAAAGCAGCGATCAACCAATAGATCTCACCAAATCGAAGAGTGACAAAACTACCCAATCAAATGCGGTCAAATCCTTTACTTCGTTACCTTCCAAACATGCTTTGTCTGATATTGCTGATATGGTAAAGGTCCTCCCTAAAGGTACAACACCAAAACCTTCTACCTCATCAAAGATGACAACAGAGAGGTTAGAGACCGATGTGAGGAGCTTTGAAGATGTGTCAATGGAATTTTTACCTGTTCAGAAAAGAAAAGGTAGGCAGTCAAACTGGAATCCCCAGCATCTTCTCATTCTGCAGGCCCAATTTGCTGCCAGTCTTTGGCAGACAGGTGAAGGCAAATATCTATTATCAGATCTAGGTCCACAAGATCGTATGCATATTTCAAAGTTTACTGGACTCACCATGACTACCATAAGTCACTGGCTTGCCAATGTAAAATATCAGCTAAGAAAGACAGGTGGAACAAAATTCCTTAAGAACTTAGACACAGGACACCCAATTTTCTACTGCAATGATTGTGCCTCCCAGTTTAGGACTCCTTCCACTTATATTGGTCATTTAGAATCCCACTTGGGCTTCACTATGAAAGATATGGCAAAAGTTTCTGTACAGCACGCCAGAGGGGAGCAAGAAGTGTCAAAGGTGACATCTGAGAAGTCAACAGGGCCGCTGGTAGCGGATGAGGacacaggcagcaagttccagtgtAATCTGTGCAATCGAACTTTTGCTAGCAAGCACGCAGTAAAACTGCACCTCAGCAAAACGCATGGCAAGTCACCAGAGAATCATTCGCAGTATGTAACAGAACTAGAGGAAGAGTAA